The Brevibacillus brevis genome contains a region encoding:
- a CDS encoding JAB domain-containing protein, with amino-acid sequence MKCNRATKEHCYSQLRDDQLLASIVSETSAQYLLEKYGNLKEVFLNTYQQELEQIPGIGKTKAFQLKAIAELVFRIIQGEQKTKIFVRSPKDIMDLVSDMQLLRVEQFRVMYFNTKNRLLHMETITQGTINATVITPREIFSPAVRLLASSVALIHNHRRKKMFIS; translated from the coding sequence TTGAAATGCAATAGGGCTACCAAAGAACACTGCTACTCTCAACTGCGCGATGACCAACTGCTTGCATCCATTGTTTCCGAGACATCGGCACAATACCTGCTCGAAAAGTACGGCAATCTAAAAGAAGTGTTTCTAAACACCTATCAGCAGGAACTCGAACAAATTCCAGGGATCGGGAAGACAAAGGCATTCCAGCTAAAGGCAATTGCTGAACTGGTATTCCGAATCATACAAGGAGAACAGAAGACAAAAATCTTTGTACGATCACCCAAAGACATTATGGATCTCGTTTCAGATATGCAACTGCTACGAGTTGAGCAATTTCGTGTAATGTATTTCAATACCAAAAACAGACTCTTGCACATGGAGACCATTACACAAGGAACGATAAACGCAACGGTAATCACACCAAGAGAAATCTTTTCGCCTGCTGTTCGGCTCCTGGCTAGTTCTGTTGCTCTGATTCATAATCATCGGAGAAAGAAAATGTTTATATCTTAA